The following proteins come from a genomic window of Leptospira bandrabouensis:
- a CDS encoding response regulator, with amino-acid sequence MTETNLKHVLIVEDEEDIVEILRIALEFNSSYQVSFAKTGPEGLQKAIILQPDLILLDVLMPGMNGMELIEELKIFPETKEIPVAFMTSRVLKNEILEYQKRGGIGVIEKPFAPLEIADKIQTLWEDSKKIR; translated from the coding sequence ATGACCGAAACAAACTTAAAACACGTGTTAATCGTTGAAGACGAAGAAGATATTGTAGAAATCCTAAGGATCGCCTTAGAGTTTAACTCAAGTTATCAGGTGAGTTTCGCAAAAACTGGACCAGAAGGATTACAAAAAGCAATTATTTTGCAACCCGATTTGATCTTATTGGATGTATTGATGCCTGGAATGAACGGAATGGAACTCATTGAAGAACTAAAAATTTTTCCAGAAACCAAAGAGATTCCTGTTGCGTTTATGACTTCGCGAGTTTTGAAAAATGAAATTTTGGAATACCAAAAAAGAGGAGGCATTGGTGTGATAGAAAAACCATTTGCCCCCCTTGAGATTGCTGATAAAATTCAAACCCTTTGGGAAGATTCAAAAAAAATTCGTTAG
- a CDS encoding TonB-dependent receptor: MVSNFRLLILLCFSLPPLTIFAQNKDTKEVEIRAGVDAQSKNSNFAKNPTGFQKEIDLTQANTRYMSLPDVLNREAGVRIRQYGGLGSYSTLSLRGTNPNQSKIYWNGVPINNSMGGEINLADLPFDNLEKIEIYKSGTPAGFSGSAIGGSINLISKSKIDKPITRINLMGGSFKTAKATVTHMDQFASGSYFVQALQETSDQNFSYLNNKGTVLFNTYDDTIDIRRNAQFRKTGFTGNLSLEFGKTKINLLNDYIHRKQGLPGPGNRQTVAVERVFSKLSSAITTETNEFLIQNLTLETKTYGNFSKDDFFDPKSEFSFGTPNAFTKTNQYGFQLSPTLYLLEYNQILRTSFQTEQEFFTRYEKRSNHETERKEPKKRRDTLSATFQDEIRFFSNRLFLVPQVRFERFTDRFGKDETSVRNQLLDPLADVFYVRQAFTNPSFGIKIIWIKKENLEFGTLGNISKDFRIPTFLELFGERGSIVGNTKLRPEQSRNGDFGFYLNTKPFTNWKFQSDISIFQKRIYDMILFLPNSQFTLRPENVDQALIQGLETSHNMVWNKGIKFNFNYTYQDAKNYSESPALNGKYLPLRSKSQGSALLALFKEFGEIGLEYQYIGANFRDRTNEYLGYLPARQFWNLYLQYIPYKNSETGNELVLGLEVRNLTDKRVEDLVGYPLPGRSYYFTGSYRF, from the coding sequence ATGGTTTCCAATTTCAGATTATTAATTCTGCTTTGTTTCAGCCTGCCCCCCCTTACCATTTTTGCGCAAAACAAAGATACGAAAGAAGTGGAAATTCGAGCAGGGGTCGATGCCCAATCTAAAAATTCTAATTTTGCAAAAAATCCAACGGGCTTTCAAAAAGAAATTGATTTAACACAAGCAAACACTCGTTATATGAGCCTACCCGATGTTCTGAACCGAGAAGCCGGAGTCCGAATCAGGCAATATGGAGGACTTGGATCTTATTCAACATTATCTTTACGTGGAACTAACCCCAACCAATCCAAAATATATTGGAATGGTGTTCCCATTAACAATTCAATGGGTGGGGAAATTAATTTAGCAGACTTACCTTTCGATAATTTGGAAAAAATTGAAATTTATAAATCGGGAACTCCTGCAGGTTTTTCGGGATCAGCCATTGGAGGATCCATTAATTTAATTTCCAAATCAAAAATTGATAAACCAATCACAAGAATCAATTTGATGGGAGGTAGTTTTAAAACAGCGAAAGCCACTGTCACTCATATGGATCAATTTGCTAGTGGCTCTTATTTTGTGCAGGCTCTCCAAGAAACATCCGACCAAAACTTTAGTTATCTCAATAACAAAGGTACTGTTTTATTTAACACTTATGATGATACGATTGACATTCGTAGGAATGCTCAATTTCGAAAAACTGGATTTACTGGAAATCTTTCTTTAGAATTTGGAAAAACCAAAATCAATTTACTAAATGACTATATCCACAGAAAACAGGGGTTACCCGGTCCAGGAAACAGGCAGACTGTTGCAGTAGAACGTGTTTTCAGTAAACTTTCTTCTGCAATCACAACAGAAACCAATGAATTTCTAATACAAAATCTAACTCTAGAAACAAAAACGTATGGGAACTTTTCAAAAGATGATTTTTTTGATCCAAAATCGGAATTTAGTTTTGGAACTCCAAATGCATTTACCAAAACAAACCAATACGGCTTTCAACTTTCACCTACTTTATATTTATTAGAATACAATCAAATTCTTAGGACCTCTTTCCAAACGGAACAAGAATTTTTTACTCGATATGAAAAGAGGTCCAACCATGAAACGGAAAGAAAAGAACCTAAAAAACGTCGTGATACTTTAAGTGCTACCTTCCAAGATGAAATCAGATTTTTTTCCAACAGACTATTTTTAGTCCCTCAAGTTCGTTTTGAAAGATTTACTGATCGATTTGGTAAAGATGAAACCAGTGTTCGTAACCAACTTCTCGATCCACTCGCAGATGTTTTTTATGTCAGACAAGCTTTTACCAATCCAAGTTTCGGAATTAAAATCATCTGGATTAAAAAAGAAAATTTAGAATTTGGAACACTCGGAAACATAAGCAAAGATTTTCGTATCCCCACCTTTTTAGAGTTATTTGGAGAAAGAGGAAGTATTGTAGGTAATACCAAGTTAAGGCCAGAACAAAGTAGAAACGGAGATTTCGGCTTTTATCTTAACACAAAACCATTTACAAATTGGAAATTCCAATCAGATATCTCCATTTTTCAAAAACGAATATATGATATGATTTTGTTTTTACCTAATTCCCAATTTACGCTTAGGCCTGAAAATGTAGACCAAGCCCTCATTCAAGGTTTAGAAACAAGCCACAATATGGTTTGGAACAAAGGAATTAAATTTAACTTTAATTATACTTACCAAGATGCAAAAAACTATTCGGAGTCACCGGCATTAAATGGAAAGTATCTACCCCTTCGCTCCAAAAGCCAAGGCAGTGCCCTACTCGCACTTTTTAAAGAATTTGGCGAAATTGGATTGGAATACCAGTACATTGGTGCTAACTTTCGGGATAGAACCAATGAATATTTAGGATATCTTCCAGCACGGCAATTTTGGAATTTGTATCTTCAGTACATACCTTATAAAAACTCAGAAACTGGAAACGAATTGGTTTTGGGATTGGAAGTTCGCAATTTAACGGACAAACGAGTTGAGGATCTGGTCGGTTACCCGTTACCCGGTCGCAGTTATTATTTTACAGGGAGTTACCGATTCTAA
- a CDS encoding PAS domain-containing sensor histidine kinase → MNEFLEKIKSFFKDEDSFFDAKLLLQQNWHKFVPQYFDKILETRANAIFVLDKDLKYTYVNAAAESMVEKTTSQMLGQNIWNLFPNLDETEFGQKLSEAIKNRESFQSDEFFLESKGWFATQVFPQENFTVLIATEITAEKHARDNYSQVLSQNKAILSALPDKLYGIRKDGTVIDHKEFPDFKGWDSSHESEVRFNRLENLFPTRKLSEIESLLEQVLEVGGTKTYEYSIEDYDGEKYYEARFTKTGEEDVLAIVRNITERKKAEALKNEFISLVSHELRTPLTSIKGSIDLLLAGVAGELSNQTKSLLNICRKNTQRLVRFVTDLLDIEALDSGNINFKFRTYRLEEILQSSVDGMRTFAEQYHVLINYDQNFPSTTVYVDEDRLNHCITNLISNAVKYTPKFSEVYITVVPTDTHAQILIKDNGPGIDPNFAPRLFHRFAQGAPPKDKLVGGSGLGLSITKGFVEAMKGKIFFTSDDNGTVFTIEFPIVKPGSIPAGYNQ, encoded by the coding sequence ATGAATGAATTTCTGGAAAAAATCAAAAGCTTTTTCAAGGATGAAGACAGCTTTTTTGATGCAAAGTTACTTCTGCAACAGAATTGGCACAAATTTGTCCCCCAATATTTCGACAAAATCCTGGAAACTCGTGCTAACGCCATTTTCGTTTTAGACAAGGACCTAAAATATACCTACGTGAACGCTGCAGCAGAGAGTATGGTGGAAAAAACCACCAGTCAGATGTTAGGGCAAAATATTTGGAATCTGTTTCCAAACTTAGATGAAACCGAATTTGGTCAAAAATTATCGGAAGCCATTAAAAACAGAGAATCCTTCCAATCCGATGAATTCTTTTTAGAATCTAAAGGATGGTTTGCGACTCAAGTTTTCCCTCAGGAGAATTTTACAGTTCTTATCGCAACCGAAATCACTGCGGAAAAACATGCTAGAGATAACTATAGCCAAGTTTTAAGCCAAAACAAAGCAATCCTAAGCGCATTACCGGACAAATTGTACGGGATTCGTAAAGATGGAACTGTCATCGACCACAAAGAATTCCCCGATTTTAAAGGTTGGGATTCATCTCATGAAAGCGAAGTCAGATTTAACCGACTCGAAAACCTTTTTCCCACAAGAAAACTATCCGAAATAGAATCACTTTTGGAACAAGTTTTAGAAGTGGGAGGTACAAAAACTTATGAATATTCAATTGAAGATTATGATGGCGAAAAATATTATGAAGCCAGATTCACAAAAACCGGAGAAGAGGATGTTCTTGCAATCGTTCGAAATATCACCGAACGAAAAAAAGCCGAAGCCTTAAAAAATGAATTTATTAGTTTAGTAAGTCATGAATTGCGTACCCCCTTAACTTCCATTAAAGGTTCCATTGATTTATTACTTGCTGGTGTAGCAGGAGAACTTTCCAACCAAACAAAATCCCTTCTAAATATATGCCGCAAAAATACCCAAAGACTCGTACGTTTTGTTACTGACTTACTTGATATTGAAGCTTTGGATTCGGGTAATATTAATTTTAAATTTAGAACTTATCGTTTAGAAGAAATTTTACAAAGTTCTGTGGATGGGATGAGAACCTTTGCAGAACAATATCATGTATTAATCAACTATGATCAGAACTTTCCTTCCACTACTGTCTATGTGGATGAAGATAGATTAAATCACTGCATCACCAATTTAATTTCGAATGCAGTCAAATACACACCAAAATTTTCGGAAGTGTATATCACAGTTGTTCCTACTGATACACATGCACAAATATTAATTAAAGACAATGGCCCAGGAATTGATCCTAATTTTGCACCAAGATTATTTCACAGGTTCGCACAAGGGGCACCACCCAAAGATAAATTAGTGGGAGGATCTGGTCTTGGACTATCCATCACGAAAGGATTTGTAGAAGCAATGAAAGGAAAGATATTTTTTACTTCTGATGACAACGGAACGGTTTTTACCATCGAATTTCCGATCGTTAAACCAGGATCTATTCCTGCTGGATACAATCAATGA
- a CDS encoding ABC transporter ATP-binding protein — protein sequence MIQVSNLSKFYGEKRAISGLNFKLEKGEIVGLLGLNGAGKTTTIRILTGYLIPSVGDASIDGKSIFDFPLEAKQKIGYLPETPPLYEDMTITEYLQFVGRIKKIEESKLTSEVEKVLLKTNITAVKDKLIGTLSLGYRKRVGIAQAILGDPEIVIMDEPISGLDPKQIVEIRNLIRSLAGDHTVLISSHILTEIYKTCDKFLFLHKGSLKQELSLSRLEEEMNRLAGWEVGLSGKEATELHSFVKSVIGGSDTVTELGTNKEEIQFLVRTSNPKQFKESLFSKALSSGIQIESLKKQEVSLEQIFMERI from the coding sequence ATGATTCAAGTCAGCAATTTATCAAAATTTTACGGCGAAAAACGAGCCATCTCAGGGCTTAATTTCAAATTAGAAAAAGGCGAAATCGTGGGTCTTTTGGGACTCAACGGAGCCGGGAAAACTACGACCATTCGAATCCTGACAGGGTATTTGATCCCCAGCGTGGGAGACGCTTCGATTGATGGAAAATCTATCTTTGATTTCCCATTGGAGGCAAAACAGAAAATCGGATATTTACCGGAAACTCCTCCACTTTATGAAGATATGACCATTACGGAATATCTTCAATTTGTGGGTCGGATCAAAAAAATCGAAGAATCGAAACTTACTTCCGAAGTTGAAAAGGTTCTTTTGAAAACTAACATTACGGCCGTTAAAGATAAGTTAATCGGAACCTTGTCATTGGGATACCGCAAACGTGTGGGTATTGCCCAAGCAATTCTCGGAGATCCTGAAATCGTTATTATGGACGAACCAATTTCGGGACTTGATCCAAAACAAATTGTTGAGATCCGAAATTTAATTCGAAGTCTGGCAGGTGATCATACCGTTTTGATTTCCAGCCATATCTTAACGGAAATTTATAAAACTTGTGATAAGTTTTTATTTTTACACAAAGGAAGTTTGAAACAGGAACTTTCTTTATCACGTTTAGAAGAAGAAATGAATCGCCTCGCGGGATGGGAAGTTGGTTTATCTGGAAAAGAGGCCACCGAACTTCATTCATTCGTAAAATCGGTGATAGGTGGATCAGATACTGTGACTGAACTTGGAACCAACAAAGAAGAAATTCAATTTTTGGTTCGAACTTCAAATCCAAAACAATTCAAAGAATCTTTATTTTCCAAAGCACTAAGTAGTGGAATTCAAATTGAGTCTTTAAAAAAACAAGAAGTGTCTTTAGAACAGATTTTTATGGAGAGAATATGA
- a CDS encoding ABC transporter permease, which yields MNWQTAVWIYKKELRLFFGTYMGPLVLGGTAFLNALFVMILNFNGTANYEIATYITFISFMTTILIAMVIISMGSIVEERNKGTLELLFTSPVTDLEIVFGKFMFGVTVCGIITIFINGLFPLLLYSFWKAPFYMVASGSVGVFLLGVFTFTIGMFGSSLGKNQMISLLISVLIILTLWVVGYFSHLFQATTRKVLFHLHIFSHFAAFAKGVVPLTGIVFFLSGTFLFLYLTVKVLESRRWRG from the coding sequence ATGAACTGGCAAACGGCTGTTTGGATCTATAAAAAAGAATTACGATTATTTTTTGGAACTTATATGGGGCCTTTGGTTCTGGGAGGAACTGCATTTTTAAATGCACTCTTCGTGATGATTCTAAATTTTAATGGAACTGCCAATTATGAAATCGCAACTTATATCACTTTCATTTCTTTTATGACAACCATTCTCATTGCAATGGTTATCATATCGATGGGTTCCATTGTGGAAGAAAGAAACAAAGGAACTTTGGAATTACTTTTTACATCTCCAGTCACAGATTTGGAAATTGTTTTTGGTAAATTTATGTTCGGTGTAACTGTTTGTGGAATCATTACCATTTTTATCAATGGTCTCTTCCCATTGTTATTATATTCATTTTGGAAAGCACCGTTTTATATGGTAGCTTCTGGTAGTGTCGGTGTGTTTTTATTAGGTGTCTTTACATTCACAATTGGAATGTTTGGATCAAGTCTTGGCAAAAACCAAATGATTTCACTACTGATTTCAGTATTAATCATTTTGACACTTTGGGTTGTGGGTTATTTTTCTCACCTATTTCAAGCAACAACAAGAAAGGTTCTTTTTCACTTACATATTTTTTCGCACTTTGCTGCTTTTGCCAAAGGGGTTGTTCCTTTGACTGGAATCGTATTTTTCTTAAGTGGAACATTTTTGTTCCTATATCTTACCGTAAAGGTCTTGGAATCCAGGAGATGGAGGGGATAG
- a CDS encoding Gldg family protein has protein sequence MFLTADRILPFVSLLSLFAYFLFDGMVVDPKRRIIFLGVIFLFLASDTIVRAFSKGLRKEDQNRYIAASFGIGAFLLSVLREFLDLKPVAGFNEEVSAIPKVREFLLLCVVLLSIVFLLQIILLEIGKSSLEAQSNLAKSKSSLLQNAVLGFLFVLPILVAVNYFAIKRNYNFDLSSQGKFSLSQISRNLIKPITKDVTITAFYPRPLEADGPANGDKLAAFALTRVRPDIEILLDQIKAENSHITVQFINADVEVDLLKEFGQVSNGTIFVRSQKQSLLTSGTPFVEERVIAKDPKDLEDLERKLVGALLNVTTEQKKVYFTVSNGERYGMSFKALPNEQVNRFVSSLQFLNFKVAELGFAQGWPSKLPEDAEMLVLLGPTVPFSKEAREELTKFVLEKNGKLLITMEPKGNEDFKWLLSSAGLKYKSTVLIERDEKPGFIVAKRFPDHRLTDLLQKKDMGILFPYSGYLELDATVPSPHSFKSETLLESGYEAYSDENKNGKLDPNEKRESKILSIVMTPMSLTNDKTGKIILHTGTSWITDQFIPYAMNSQFSTVSITGLFQDTAVAEIPLKKEELDTISLSDNQKLVAWVIGVFLFPGFILAVGSYFVYSRRKSSMMEI, from the coding sequence ATGTTTTTAACAGCAGATAGAATTTTACCTTTCGTAAGTTTACTTTCACTTTTCGCCTACTTCTTGTTTGATGGGATGGTCGTAGATCCCAAAAGAAGAATTATTTTTTTAGGAGTGATCTTTTTGTTTTTGGCTTCCGATACCATCGTTCGGGCCTTTTCAAAAGGATTACGAAAAGAAGACCAAAATCGTTATATTGCTGCTAGTTTTGGAATCGGAGCTTTTTTATTATCAGTTTTGCGCGAATTTTTGGATTTAAAGCCGGTAGCAGGATTTAATGAAGAAGTCAGTGCGATTCCAAAAGTTAGGGAGTTTCTCCTACTTTGCGTAGTTTTACTTTCGATCGTATTTCTTCTTCAAATCATACTCCTTGAAATAGGGAAGTCATCGTTAGAAGCGCAAAGTAATTTAGCTAAATCCAAAAGTTCACTATTACAGAACGCAGTACTTGGGTTTTTGTTTGTATTGCCGATTTTGGTTGCTGTAAACTATTTTGCAATCAAACGAAACTATAACTTTGATTTGAGTAGCCAGGGAAAATTTTCTCTTTCCCAAATCTCCAGAAACCTAATCAAACCCATTACAAAAGATGTTACGATCACGGCGTTTTATCCTCGTCCTCTGGAGGCGGATGGACCAGCAAACGGTGATAAGTTGGCGGCTTTTGCGCTCACTCGAGTACGCCCTGATATAGAAATTCTTTTAGACCAAATTAAAGCAGAAAATTCACATATCACCGTTCAGTTCATCAATGCAGATGTGGAAGTGGATTTATTAAAAGAATTTGGTCAGGTTTCGAATGGAACTATCTTTGTTCGTTCGCAGAAACAATCTTTACTCACATCAGGAACTCCTTTTGTAGAAGAACGTGTCATTGCGAAAGATCCTAAAGATTTAGAAGATTTGGAACGGAAGTTAGTTGGTGCACTTCTCAATGTCACAACAGAACAGAAAAAAGTTTATTTTACCGTTTCCAATGGGGAAAGATACGGAATGTCTTTCAAAGCTTTACCGAATGAACAAGTAAACCGATTTGTTTCTTCTTTACAATTTCTCAATTTTAAAGTGGCCGAATTAGGATTTGCACAAGGTTGGCCTTCTAAATTACCAGAGGATGCGGAAATGTTGGTGCTACTTGGCCCAACGGTTCCATTTTCTAAAGAAGCTAGGGAAGAACTCACTAAGTTTGTCCTAGAAAAAAATGGAAAACTTCTTATCACCATGGAACCGAAGGGAAATGAAGACTTCAAGTGGTTACTTTCAAGTGCTGGTCTCAAATATAAATCTACAGTGCTTATCGAAAGAGATGAAAAACCAGGTTTTATTGTAGCAAAACGTTTTCCCGATCACAGGCTCACAGATTTACTCCAGAAAAAGGATATGGGGATTTTATTTCCTTACAGTGGTTATTTGGAATTAGATGCGACAGTTCCATCTCCTCATTCGTTTAAGTCGGAAACATTATTAGAATCAGGTTACGAAGCTTATTCTGATGAAAATAAAAATGGAAAATTAGATCCAAACGAAAAAAGAGAAAGTAAAATTCTCTCCATCGTAATGACTCCCATGTCTTTAACCAATGACAAAACAGGAAAGATTATTTTACACACGGGTACTTCTTGGATTACGGATCAGTTCATTCCTTATGCCATGAACTCTCAGTTTTCCACTGTGTCGATTACTGGTTTATTCCAAGATACGGCTGTTGCTGAAATCCCACTTAAAAAAGAAGAATTAGATACCATTTCTCTTTCCGACAATCAAAAGTTAGTGGCATGGGTGATAGGAGTGTTTTTATTTCCAGGATTTATTTTGGCAGTGGGATCTTACTTTGTGTATTCTAGACGAAAAAGTTCTATGATGGAAATATGA
- the gpmI gene encoding 2,3-bisphosphoglycerate-independent phosphoglycerate mutase translates to MLTLKKNPKGPLAKQVLLIILDGVGFTEKGYENGNAVAKAKMPVLKGLWKTEPTVLLKAHGTAVGMPSDEDMGNSEVGHNVLGSGRIFDQGAKLVSQSIENGSLFVGPIWKKCIANCKSNQSTFHFLGLFSDGNVHSHIDHLKALINNAIKEDVKKIRLHILLDGRDVPEKSALDYLNPFEEYLDTYRKKGIDIQIASGGGRMELTMDRYDADWSMVERGWNHHVEGEGRTFSSAKEAIETFRKENPAVIDQYLPGFVISDANGKPVGKVEDNDSVVFFNFRGDRAIEISRAFTEESLTTFHRKRFPKIEFAGMMQYDGDLFIPKQYLVAPPAIDRTMGEYFANEGVAQYALSETQKYGHVTFFWNGNRSGYFNQTLETYEEVKSDIIPFDQKPEMKAKEITDNLVLALTSHKFPFLRVNYANGDMVGHTGNMDATVRGLEYLDVCLERVKKICDETGTVLCITADHGNADEMYQLNKKGTAETTKDGNPVPKTSHTLNPVQFVLYDPKGKIKLNQNLNEKGLANVAATMMDLLGFDAPEGYHPSLIQRD, encoded by the coding sequence ATGTTAACTCTAAAGAAAAATCCAAAGGGTCCATTGGCCAAACAAGTATTACTCATCATTTTAGATGGTGTTGGATTTACGGAAAAAGGTTATGAAAATGGGAATGCCGTTGCCAAAGCAAAGATGCCTGTCTTAAAAGGACTTTGGAAAACAGAACCTACTGTTTTATTAAAAGCACATGGAACTGCTGTCGGTATGCCAAGTGATGAAGATATGGGTAACTCAGAAGTTGGTCATAATGTTTTAGGATCTGGAAGGATTTTTGACCAAGGTGCCAAACTTGTTTCTCAATCGATAGAAAATGGAAGTTTGTTTGTTGGCCCTATTTGGAAAAAATGTATTGCCAATTGTAAATCCAACCAATCCACATTTCATTTCCTGGGATTATTCTCCGATGGAAACGTTCACAGTCATATCGATCATTTAAAAGCACTCATAAACAACGCAATTAAAGAGGATGTAAAAAAAATTCGATTACATATCCTCCTTGATGGAAGAGATGTTCCCGAAAAATCAGCGTTAGACTATCTAAATCCATTTGAAGAATATCTAGATACGTATCGTAAAAAAGGAATCGATATCCAAATTGCATCTGGCGGCGGACGTATGGAACTTACGATGGACCGTTACGATGCAGATTGGTCTATGGTAGAGAGAGGTTGGAATCATCATGTCGAAGGGGAAGGTCGAACTTTTTCTTCTGCAAAAGAAGCAATCGAAACTTTTCGTAAAGAAAACCCTGCTGTCATTGACCAGTATTTGCCTGGATTTGTGATTAGTGATGCAAACGGCAAACCAGTAGGCAAAGTAGAAGACAATGACTCTGTTGTATTTTTTAACTTCCGTGGTGACCGTGCGATTGAAATTTCCAGGGCGTTTACAGAAGAATCGCTAACTACCTTTCATCGAAAAAGATTTCCTAAAATTGAATTTGCAGGAATGATGCAATACGATGGAGACCTCTTTATCCCCAAACAATACTTAGTAGCCCCACCTGCCATTGACAGAACTATGGGTGAGTATTTTGCAAATGAAGGTGTTGCTCAGTATGCTCTTTCTGAAACACAAAAGTATGGTCACGTAACATTTTTTTGGAATGGAAATCGGTCAGGTTATTTCAATCAAACATTGGAAACTTACGAGGAAGTAAAATCAGACATCATCCCATTTGACCAAAAGCCAGAAATGAAAGCAAAAGAAATCACTGATAATTTGGTGTTAGCTTTAACTTCGCACAAATTCCCATTTTTAAGAGTTAATTATGCTAACGGAGATATGGTGGGACATACGGGAAATATGGATGCAACCGTTCGCGGATTGGAATATTTAGATGTATGTTTAGAGCGAGTGAAAAAAATCTGCGATGAAACTGGAACTGTATTATGTATAACAGCAGATCATGGAAATGCAGACGAAATGTACCAACTAAACAAAAAAGGAACAGCAGAAACAACGAAAGATGGAAATCCTGTTCCCAAAACAAGTCACACATTAAATCCAGTACAATTCGTTCTTTATGATCCAAAAGGGAAAATCAAACTCAATCAAAACTTAAACGAAAAAGGTCTCGCCAATGTTGCGGCAACTATGATGGATCTTTTAGGATTTGACGCACCGGAAGGATATCATCCAAGTCTAATCCAAAGAGATTAA
- a CDS encoding adenosine kinase produces the protein MKHYDVFGVGNALVDIIAFISPNFLEKQNITKGVMTLVDESRQGQILADLHDEKKELRSGGSAANTMIAIANSGGTCCYTGKVTHDTYGEFYKKDMEDAGVLFETKPDANGHTGTCVVLTTPDAERTMLTNLAISTSLGPNDIDIDNLKKSKFVYVEGYLWDGDSTKKASELTMKVAKENNVKVSFTYSDPFCVNRSRDEFFHLTKEYVDVIFCNTEEGLALSGAKTAEEAVEYISKLCPLVFMTAGKEGAYVAENGKITLVPGFPVKPIDTTGAGDAFAAGVLYGLTQGYSSQKSARWGNYVASRIVCEVGPRLSVRLMGRQDEILEGFKDK, from the coding sequence ATGAAGCATTACGACGTATTCGGCGTAGGGAACGCCTTGGTAGATATCATTGCCTTTATCAGTCCCAATTTTTTAGAAAAACAAAATATCACTAAGGGTGTAATGACTCTTGTCGATGAATCCAGACAAGGTCAAATTCTTGCTGATCTTCATGATGAAAAGAAAGAACTTCGCTCCGGTGGAAGTGCTGCCAACACGATGATTGCCATTGCAAATTCCGGTGGAACTTGTTGTTATACGGGAAAAGTCACCCATGATACTTATGGTGAGTTTTACAAAAAAGATATGGAAGACGCGGGTGTTTTATTTGAAACCAAACCCGATGCCAATGGTCATACTGGTACTTGTGTAGTATTAACTACACCTGATGCAGAAAGAACCATGCTTACTAATCTCGCGATTTCAACATCACTTGGACCAAATGACATTGATATAGATAATCTTAAGAAAAGCAAATTTGTATATGTGGAAGGTTATTTGTGGGACGGTGATTCTACCAAAAAAGCAAGTGAACTCACAATGAAAGTCGCAAAAGAAAATAATGTAAAGGTTTCCTTTACATATAGTGATCCTTTCTGTGTAAATCGGTCCCGTGATGAATTTTTCCACCTAACAAAAGAATATGTGGATGTGATTTTTTGTAACACGGAAGAAGGTTTGGCACTTAGCGGTGCAAAAACTGCGGAAGAAGCTGTGGAGTATATTTCCAAACTTTGTCCTTTGGTTTTTATGACTGCTGGCAAAGAAGGGGCTTATGTTGCTGAAAATGGAAAGATTACCTTAGTTCCCGGTTTTCCTGTAAAACCCATTGATACTACTGGCGCAGGGGACGCCTTTGCTGCTGGAGTTTTGTATGGATTAACCCAAGGGTATTCATCACAAAAATCGGCTCGTTGGGGAAACTATGTTGCCTCTCGCATTGTTTGTGAAGTGGGCCCACGTTTGTCTGTTCGCCTAATGGGTAGACAAGACGAAATTTTGGAAGGGTTCAAAGACAAATAA